The DNA region GACAACCTCGAGGTTCTGCACCTGGGCGCCGGCAACGGCGAAATCACCGCCAGCGGGGGCAACGTCGACTGGTCCAAGAATACAACCATGGAACTGATCCGTTCCCGCATTAAGGTCAAGTCACTTAACTTCATGCGCGGCCGCACCTTTCTTAACAAGTTCCTGATCATCGACGAAGCCCAGAACCTCACACCCAAACAGATGAAGACGCTGGTTACCCGGGCCGGACCCGGCACGAAAATCGTCTGCCTGGGCAACATCGCGCAGATCGACACGCCGTATCTCACCGAAGGCAGCTCGGGGCTGACTTACGTGGTTGATCGCTTCAAGGGCTGGCCGCATGCGGGCCACATCACCCTGCAGCGCGGCGAGCGCTCACGCCTGGCCGATTACGCCAGCGAGGCGCTCTAGCACAGCACGGGCGTTTGCGCATGAGCTCTGTTACCGACCTTCCTATTGGCTTCACTTTGGGCGATGCCAACGGCATCGGCCCCGAGATCATCGTGAAGCTGTTTGCAGCGGGTCTGCCGCATCCGGCGCTGGTGTACGGCGACGCCGGTGTACTAGAAGCCACCATCGTGCAGCTGGGCCTGGAGGACAAGCTGAATATCGAACTGGTCAGCGACCCCGATCTGCTGTCCACGCAACCGGGCATCATTCCTGTCTTGAATCGTTGGCAAGCCTTGCCGGACGACCTCGTGCCTGGCGAACTTAGCGCGCTGGCCGGTCGCGGGGCATACGAGTATCTGTGCCACGCCATCGACGATGCGCTGGCCGGCAAACTGCGAGCCATAGTTACCGCTCCGCTGAACAAGAAGGCCATGCAGGCCGGCGGCATAGACTACCCCGGGCACACCGAAATTTTGGCCGAAAGAAGCCACACAGCCCGCTACGCGATGATGTTGGCCAATCCGCAGTTACGGGTCATCCTGGCAACCATCCATGTGCCGCTGTCGCAGGTAAGCAGCCTGATCACTCAAGAACTTGAACTTGACACCATACGGCTGGCGCATCGTGCCTGTTTGCAAGCGGGCCTTCAGAAACCCCGGGTAGCGGTTGCGGGCCTGAATCCGCACGCCGGCGAAGACGGCCGCTTCGGCCAGGAAGAGCAACAGATCATCGCTCCGGCAATCAGTCAGGCCCGGCAGGAAGGCATCGACGCCAGCGGCCCATGGCCCGGCGATACCGTCTTCATGCGCGCACGCCAGGGCGAATTCGACATCGTCGTGGCGCAATATCATGACCAGGGCCTGATACCCGTGAAGTACCTGGGCGTGGACGAAGGCGTGAACGTCACGATAGGGCTGCCTTTCGTGCGGACCAGCGTCGACCATGGCACGGCCTTCGATATTGCCGGACAGGGCATCGCCAATGCCGCCTCCTTGCGGGCAGCCTATGACCTGGCGCTAGACATGACGGTCGGCTAGCCCATTCCCGACGTAAAGTTCAGGAAGCGCGTGCTGGACCCCTGGAAGGTCAGGCGCACACTGCCTATGGGGCCGTTACGCTGCTTGCCTACGATAATTTCCGCCGTGCCCTTGTCGGGAGAGTCGGGGTTGTAGACCTCGTCGCGGTAGATAAAGAGTATCAGGTCAGCATCCTGCTCGATGGCGCCCGATTCGCGCAAGTCGCTCATTACCGGCCGTTTATTGGGCCGCTGCTCCAGGCTACGATTAAGCTGCGATAGCGCCACCAAGGGGCAGTTAAGCTCTTTGGCCAGGCCTTTCAGCGACCGGCTGATCTCCGAGATCTCGGTGGCACGGTTCTCGCCAGAAGAGTTGGCCGACATCAACTGCATGTAGTCGATGATGATCAGGCCCAATTGGCCACATTGACGCGCCAGGCGGCGCGAGCGCGCCCGAACCTCCATCGAAGTGAGGGCCGGCGTTTCATCGATATAAATTTGCGCTTCCTGAACCTGCTGCACGGCATGGGTAAGCCGCGGCCAGTCGTCGGCGGTAAGCTTGCCAGTACGCATGCGATGCTGATCCAGCATCCCCACAGAGCCCACCATCCGCATGGCCAGCTGCACAGCGCCCATTTCCATGGAGAAAACCGCCACGGGTAAGCCCTGCTCGATGGCAACATGCTCGCCGATGTTCATCGCGAGCGAAGTCTTGCCCATGGAGGGCCGACCAGCCACGATAACCAGGTCGCCGGCCTGCAAGCCCGAAGTCATGCGGTCCAGGTCGGTAAAGCCGGTAGGCACGCCGGTGACGTCTGAATCGCCCTCCCGGTGATAGAGCTCGTCAATGCGCTCGACCACCTGAGTGAGCAGCGGCTGGATTTCCTGGAAACCGGTCGCGCCCCGCGCGCCTTCCTGGGCGATCTGGAATACCCGCGACTCTGCCTCATCGAGCAGTTGTCTGGCTTCCTTGCCTTGCGGGTTGAACGCCGTCGCGGAGATCTCGTCGGCCACGGAAACCAGCTTGCGCAGCATGGAGCGCTCGCGCACGATTTCGGCATAGCGACGTATGTTTGCGGCTGATGGCGTGTTGTGAGCCAGCGCGTTCAGGTAGGCCAGCCCGCCTACGTCATCGGACTTGCCGGCACTGGCCAGCGACTCGTTGACTGTGACCACGTCGGCGGGACGGGCCAGGCCGATCAGGCGGGTGATGTGCTGCCAAATGATCTTGTGATCGTAGCGATAGAAATCGTCTTCGTTCAAGACATCGGTAACGCGGTCGAAAGCGGCATTGTCCAGCAACAGGCCGCCCAGCACGGATTGCTCGGCTTCGACCGAATGAGGCGGCACGCGCAGATAATCCAGTTGCGGGTCGTTGCTTGTTCTTTTGCTGTCCAAATCCGGGCTCCGAGCTTAAGGGCACTGCAATAAAAAAAGCCGGCCAAGGCCGGCTTTCATGCGTCGGCACACGGTACTTTCCAGGTAAGGAATGTACCATGCACCGGTAGGCCGATCAGGCCATTTCGCCTTGTACCGCAACGGTGATCTCCGCCACGACGTCAGCATGCAGGACGACCTGTACCGGGAACTCGCCCACGGCTTTCAAGGCACCTTCCGGCAGACGGACTTGCGTTTTCTCGACCTGGAAACCATCGCGCACGAGCGCAGCAGCGACGTCCATGCTGGTAACCGAACCGAACAGACGACCGTCCACGCCCGCTTTCTGCGAGATGGCGACCGTTTTACCGGACAGCTTCTCGCCCGTGGCTTGCGCAACGGCCAGCTTCTCGGCCTGCACTTTTTCGATCTCGGCGCGGCGGGCCTCGAATTCCTTCAAGGCGGCCTCGGTAGCGCGACGGGCGATTTTCTTGGGTATCAGGTAGTTGCGGGCATAGCCGTTACGCACGCGAACGACCTCACCCAGGTTACCCAGATTAGCAACTTTTTCGAGCAGTATGATTTGCATGACGATGGGCCCCGGATCAGTTGTGGTTATCGGTGTAAGGCAGCAGGGCCAGGAAGCGCGAACGCTTGATAGCGGTGTCGAGCTGACGCTGATAGTGGGCCTTGGTACCGGTTAGACGGGCAGGAATGATCTTGCCGTTTTCCTGGATGAAGTCACGCAGGGTGTCCAGGTCTTTGTAATCGATCTCGTCAACGTTCGCGGCTGTGAAACGGCAGAATTTGCGACGTTTGAACAGCGGATT from Pollutimonas thiosulfatoxidans includes:
- a CDS encoding replicative DNA helicase, encoding MDSKRTSNDPQLDYLRVPPHSVEAEQSVLGGLLLDNAAFDRVTDVLNEDDFYRYDHKIIWQHITRLIGLARPADVVTVNESLASAGKSDDVGGLAYLNALAHNTPSAANIRRYAEIVRERSMLRKLVSVADEISATAFNPQGKEARQLLDEAESRVFQIAQEGARGATGFQEIQPLLTQVVERIDELYHREGDSDVTGVPTGFTDLDRMTSGLQAGDLVIVAGRPSMGKTSLAMNIGEHVAIEQGLPVAVFSMEMGAVQLAMRMVGSVGMLDQHRMRTGKLTADDWPRLTHAVQQVQEAQIYIDETPALTSMEVRARSRRLARQCGQLGLIIIDYMQLMSANSSGENRATEISEISRSLKGLAKELNCPLVALSQLNRSLEQRPNKRPVMSDLRESGAIEQDADLILFIYRDEVYNPDSPDKGTAEIIVGKQRNGPIGSVRLTFQGSSTRFLNFTSGMG
- the rpsR gene encoding 30S ribosomal protein S18, which codes for MAYFKKSKEKRKFTQQNPLFKRRKFCRFTAANVDEIDYKDLDTLRDFIQENGKIIPARLTGTKAHYQRQLDTAIKRSRFLALLPYTDNHN
- the rplI gene encoding 50S ribosomal protein L9; its protein translation is MQIILLEKVANLGNLGEVVRVRNGYARNYLIPKKIARRATEAALKEFEARRAEIEKVQAEKLAVAQATGEKLSGKTVAISQKAGVDGRLFGSVTSMDVAAALVRDGFQVEKTQVRLPEGALKAVGEFPVQVVLHADVVAEITVAVQGEMA
- the pdxA gene encoding 4-hydroxythreonine-4-phosphate dehydrogenase PdxA, whose amino-acid sequence is MSSVTDLPIGFTLGDANGIGPEIIVKLFAAGLPHPALVYGDAGVLEATIVQLGLEDKLNIELVSDPDLLSTQPGIIPVLNRWQALPDDLVPGELSALAGRGAYEYLCHAIDDALAGKLRAIVTAPLNKKAMQAGGIDYPGHTEILAERSHTARYAMMLANPQLRVILATIHVPLSQVSSLITQELELDTIRLAHRACLQAGLQKPRVAVAGLNPHAGEDGRFGQEEQQIIAPAISQARQEGIDASGPWPGDTVFMRARQGEFDIVVAQYHDQGLIPVKYLGVDEGVNVTIGLPFVRTSVDHGTAFDIAGQGIANAASLRAAYDLALDMTVG